From Bacillus clarus, one genomic window encodes:
- a CDS encoding SpaA isopeptide-forming pilin-related protein, which yields MQVSRYFRPLLILASIMLMITSFLFPLGKASAEVINREKYQLDWSYSAQYGKDIRTELLKNASGQIAYCLTYGLHSPNGQDLPEKGKTDDIVYRVLLNGYPQKSPEQLGVSNWQEAHYSTQLAIWNALGQLSISELKHHNANVEKAAKAIIYAADHSQDTQDITMNVIPAEQQKATLKGDFFETNLYVVESNAKNGSFKVQTNNAPSGVKIVNENGEAKDQFGLGEKFRILIPKNTKTGKFSLKVTSNLNKLQAIAYKGTETIQDATVLLERNEEKVSADLAVNWEALGSLQVKKVGDNNEALKGAVFEVFNANNESVGTITTGEDGTAALSNLAIGTYIVKEVKAPEGHVLNPNPQTIEIKTGETATIQLKNETVKGNIEIKKVSDSGKVLTGVEFTVFKEDGKAVTKVVTDKNGIAKVSGLTYGKYYFQESKGLDGYLLNKTKYPFEIKEHNKTLTFEVQNQQVKGNVQLLKVDQDGEKKLEGAVFILADEKGKQISEHKTDKNGLIKIDNLTFGKYQFIEKASPNGYMLVKEPIPFSITENGKTIELVAKNNQIKGSLEITKVDVADGNNKLPNAEFTIYNEQGQEVVKGKTNEEGIAKFEKLPYGKYTYKETLAPEGYVINEETFSFEIKEDGQIIKHVVEDKKIEGILEITKVDVADGNNKLPNAEFTIYNEQGQEVVKGKTNEEGIAKFEKLPYGKYTYKETFAPEGYLINEETFSFEIKEDGEIIKHTVQDKKKEVPPTPETPQPEQPTKPQPEKPQPEQVIEKPVPTPEKPQQIEKQPEQPKEQPKKAKETLPTTGGKQENPIYVWIGVACIVLAGAFYALRLRKKHN from the coding sequence ATGCAAGTTTCGCGATACTTTCGACCACTATTGATCTTAGCAAGTATCATGCTAATGATTACGAGTTTTTTATTTCCATTAGGAAAAGCAAGTGCTGAAGTTATTAACCGTGAAAAGTATCAATTGGATTGGAGTTATTCAGCGCAATATGGAAAAGACATTCGTACAGAACTTTTAAAAAATGCAAGCGGTCAAATTGCTTATTGTTTAACATATGGCTTACATTCACCTAATGGGCAGGATTTACCTGAAAAGGGGAAAACCGATGATATCGTTTATCGTGTCTTACTAAATGGATATCCTCAAAAAAGCCCAGAACAATTAGGAGTTTCAAATTGGCAAGAAGCGCATTATAGCACGCAATTAGCAATTTGGAATGCGTTGGGTCAATTATCAATATCAGAATTAAAGCATCATAATGCTAATGTAGAGAAAGCGGCAAAAGCAATTATCTACGCAGCGGATCACAGTCAAGATACACAAGATATTACGATGAATGTAATTCCGGCAGAACAACAAAAAGCTACATTAAAAGGAGATTTCTTTGAAACTAACTTATATGTAGTTGAAAGTAATGCGAAAAACGGCTCATTTAAAGTTCAAACAAACAATGCGCCTTCAGGCGTCAAAATCGTTAACGAAAATGGAGAAGCTAAAGATCAGTTTGGTTTAGGGGAAAAGTTTCGCATTTTGATTCCAAAAAATACTAAAACTGGTAAATTTAGTTTAAAAGTTACTTCTAATTTAAATAAGTTACAAGCAATCGCATATAAAGGTACAGAAACAATTCAAGATGCAACGGTTCTATTAGAACGAAATGAAGAAAAAGTAAGTGCTGATTTAGCTGTTAATTGGGAAGCTTTAGGCTCTTTACAAGTGAAAAAAGTAGGAGACAACAATGAAGCTTTAAAAGGTGCTGTATTTGAAGTTTTCAATGCAAATAATGAATCTGTAGGAACAATTACAACTGGCGAGGACGGAACAGCAGCATTATCTAATCTTGCAATTGGTACTTATATTGTGAAAGAAGTAAAAGCACCAGAAGGTCATGTGTTAAATCCGAATCCTCAAACTATAGAAATTAAAACAGGTGAAACAGCAACAATTCAATTAAAAAACGAAACTGTAAAAGGAAACATCGAAATAAAGAAAGTGAGCGATAGTGGAAAAGTTCTTACAGGTGTTGAATTTACAGTATTTAAAGAAGATGGTAAGGCAGTTACAAAAGTAGTAACTGATAAAAATGGAATTGCTAAAGTGAGTGGCCTTACGTATGGAAAGTATTATTTCCAAGAAAGTAAGGGATTAGATGGTTATTTACTAAATAAAACAAAATATCCATTCGAAATTAAAGAGCATAATAAAACACTTACTTTTGAAGTGCAGAATCAGCAAGTGAAAGGAAATGTACAGCTTTTAAAAGTAGACCAGGATGGTGAAAAGAAACTTGAAGGTGCCGTATTTATCCTTGCAGATGAAAAAGGAAAACAAATCAGTGAACATAAAACGGATAAAAACGGTTTAATCAAAATTGATAACTTAACATTTGGAAAGTATCAGTTCATCGAAAAAGCTTCTCCAAATGGTTATATGCTTGTAAAAGAGCCAATTCCTTTTAGCATCACAGAGAATGGAAAGACAATTGAGTTAGTCGCAAAAAACAATCAAATTAAAGGATCGTTGGAAATCACAAAAGTGGATGTTGCGGATGGAAATAATAAGCTTCCAAATGCAGAGTTCACAATTTATAACGAGCAAGGTCAAGAAGTTGTAAAAGGTAAAACAAATGAAGAAGGAATTGCGAAATTCGAAAAATTACCTTATGGAAAATATACGTACAAGGAAACACTTGCACCAGAAGGCTACGTGATTAATGAAGAAACATTCTCTTTTGAAATTAAAGAAGACGGCCAGATCATTAAACATGTTGTAGAAGATAAAAAAATCGAAGGCATCTTGGAAATCACAAAAGTGGATGTTGCGGACGGAAATAATAAGCTTCCAAATGCAGAGTTCACAATTTATAACGAGCAAGGTCAAGAAGTTGTAAAAGGTAAAACGAATGAAGAAGGAATTGCGAAATTCGAGAAATTACCTTACGGAAAATATACGTACAAGGAAACATTTGCACCAGAAGGCTACTTGATTAATGAAGAAACATTCTCTTTTGAAATTAAGGAAGATGGAGAAATCATTAAACACACTGTACAAGATAAAAAGAAAGAAGTTCCACCAACACCAGAAACACCACAGCCAGAACAACCTACAAAACCACAACCAGAGAAACCACAACCAGAGCAGGTTATCGAAAAGCCTGTGCCGACACCAGAGAAACCACAACAAATTGAAAAACAACCAGAACAACCAAAAGAACAACCGAAAAAAGCAAAAGAAACACTTCCAACAACAGGTGGTAAACAAGAAAATCCAATATATGTGTGGATTGGAGTTGCCTGTATTGTTCTTGCAGGAGCGTTTTATGCACTGAGATTACGCAAAAAACATAACTAA
- a CDS encoding DNA phosphorothioation-dependent restriction protein DptG has product MARKSKAEKLQELLEKEEQLKKAKQDLKKALRAEEKKTREKCFRDTGELVENHFEIEHLSLEEREILFSSIAAYVNKEIANHFPKQNINSEEKSGGSSEDEREESTVLSGTREFQVS; this is encoded by the coding sequence ATGGCTCGAAAAAGCAAAGCCGAAAAACTACAAGAGCTTTTAGAAAAAGAAGAACAGTTAAAGAAGGCTAAGCAAGATTTGAAAAAAGCCTTACGAGCTGAAGAAAAGAAAACGCGTGAAAAATGCTTTAGAGATACAGGTGAATTAGTAGAAAATCATTTTGAAATTGAACACCTTTCACTAGAAGAACGTGAAATATTATTCTCTTCTATAGCAGCGTACGTAAATAAAGAAATAGCAAACCATTTCCCAAAACAAAATATCAATTCTGAAGAAAAAAGCGGCGGTTCATCTGAAGATGAACGAGAAGAATCAACAGTATTATCTGGCACACGAGAATTTCAAGTATCCTGA
- a CDS encoding helix-turn-helix domain-containing protein — MTIDENVVGKNIKKLRAIKGVSRKEMAEDLNTTYRTVSSWETGEKKPRLNKLEEIASYLNVSVPSLLKNEIPDEDLLKSIKGEDPVERLARLLYERYMSVPDKHKPRIEEELLKYASQLKTQVEQEE, encoded by the coding sequence ATGACAATCGATGAAAACGTTGTAGGGAAAAATATAAAAAAATTAAGAGCTATAAAAGGAGTAAGCCGAAAAGAAATGGCTGAAGATTTAAATACTACATATAGAACTGTATCTAGTTGGGAAACTGGAGAAAAAAAACCACGTTTGAATAAATTAGAGGAAATTGCTAGTTATTTAAATGTCAGTGTCCCTTCTTTATTAAAAAATGAAATTCCTGATGAAGATCTGTTAAAAAGTATTAAAGGAGAAGATCCTGTTGAACGTTTAGCCAGACTTCTCTATGAAAGATACATGAGTGTACCAGATAAACATAAACCTCGTATTGAGGAAGAATTATTAAAGTATGCCAGCCAATTAAAAACACAAGTTGAACAAGAAGAATAG
- a CDS encoding ParM/StbA family protein, producing MMMRTVADIGNSELKMVINGGKVIKLPDVNKRVFGRVTNKEGSLKQSVTNLMNEICVHVTSDAIERDGKFYVGYRAAHSNGKPDALDIELGDKYKRDIPVVNVLSVMATKAVQTIYEEVGELPKSIEVPASLILAIPASEYEGKKARFLESRFKENVHIVIVYVGEEKVTVQIEFETVKVTREGIPALYAIFEGNQDMFDDFNKLYKKETDSKKDDKEVKKRKANLLVEEKVNGEYFKNKKILHADIGDGTSEYIFSKGLNPVPDACWGEKRGIGHAIEGAIKLLQEEYEGGVDINRQQFSELVTDPNDKKHDKAVEFLEETRYMQAQGIYDDIEKAYVYKTASQAEVLAVYGGGSIALREDLYKKAFEFCEVNDMQLLWISPTYATEMNVRGMEILSKKLASKVAKK from the coding sequence ATGATGATGAGAACGGTCGCTGATATCGGAAATAGTGAATTGAAAATGGTGATTAATGGTGGAAAGGTAATCAAACTACCAGATGTAAATAAGCGTGTATTTGGTCGCGTGACAAATAAAGAAGGAAGTTTAAAACAAAGCGTAACTAACTTAATGAATGAGATTTGTGTTCATGTAACAAGTGATGCAATTGAACGTGATGGAAAATTCTATGTAGGATATCGTGCTGCACATTCAAACGGTAAGCCAGATGCCCTTGATATTGAATTAGGAGATAAATATAAACGAGATATACCAGTGGTTAATGTTCTATCTGTTATGGCAACTAAAGCGGTTCAAACGATTTATGAAGAAGTAGGAGAATTACCAAAAAGTATAGAGGTACCTGCATCATTAATATTAGCAATTCCAGCTTCTGAATATGAAGGAAAGAAAGCTCGTTTTCTAGAAAGCCGTTTTAAAGAAAATGTGCATATTGTGATTGTGTATGTGGGTGAAGAAAAAGTAACAGTACAAATCGAATTTGAAACTGTAAAAGTAACTCGCGAAGGTATTCCGGCTTTATATGCCATCTTTGAAGGAAATCAAGATATGTTCGATGACTTTAATAAGTTGTATAAAAAAGAGACAGATAGTAAAAAAGATGATAAAGAGGTTAAAAAGAGAAAAGCTAATCTATTGGTAGAAGAAAAAGTAAATGGTGAATATTTTAAAAACAAAAAAATTCTGCACGCTGATATTGGAGACGGTACCTCTGAATACATTTTTTCTAAGGGTTTAAACCCTGTCCCAGACGCTTGTTGGGGAGAAAAAAGAGGAATTGGTCATGCAATAGAGGGAGCAATTAAATTGTTGCAAGAAGAATATGAGGGTGGCGTAGATATCAATCGTCAACAATTCAGTGAATTAGTTACTGATCCTAACGATAAAAAACATGATAAGGCTGTAGAATTTTTAGAAGAAACTCGTTATATGCAAGCTCAAGGGATTTATGATGATATCGAAAAAGCATATGTTTATAAAACAGCTAGCCAAGCTGAAGTTCTCGCGGTTTACGGAGGAGGAAGCATTGCGCTAAGAGAAGATTTGTATAAAAAAGCATTTGAGTTTTGTGAAGTAAATGATATGCAATTACTGTGGATCTCACCAACTTATGCAACAGAAATGAATGTTAGAGGTATGGAGATTTTAAGTAAGAAATTGGCTTCTAAGGTGGCTAAGAAATGA
- a CDS encoding MerR family transcriptional regulator — protein sequence MSQVISLQRPQRPLNSSDVVNKLNIPPSTLRTYTAHFRRLGHTFQKKNGRILYSTRDVELFKQMMELHEQGFGTIPECVYNVVNVHHNVVNSSNNSEDTMDNVDNQNKQIKQPQDTSSPIDTVDEIARIRKEMEELRKYVDESIKKRDELLLQTLREVLDSKQKKQKKKRWWQFWK from the coding sequence ATGAGTCAAGTAATCTCATTACAACGTCCACAACGTCCATTAAACAGTTCGGACGTTGTAAACAAGCTAAACATACCTCCAAGCACATTGCGGACATACACGGCGCATTTCAGACGTTTGGGCCATACATTTCAGAAAAAGAATGGCCGAATATTGTATTCAACCCGTGATGTAGAGCTATTTAAACAAATGATGGAATTACATGAACAAGGTTTTGGGACAATTCCTGAATGTGTTTACAACGTTGTAAACGTCCATCACAACGTTGTAAACAGTTCAAACAATAGTGAGGACACAATGGACAACGTGGACAATCAAAACAAACAAATTAAACAACCTCAGGACACCTCTTCACCAATTGACACAGTAGATGAGATAGCAAGGATCAGGAAAGAAATGGAGGAATTGCGGAAATATGTCGATGAAAGCATAAAAAAACGAGATGAATTGTTGTTGCAAACACTACGGGAAGTATTAGATTCTAAACAAAAGAAGCAAAAAAAGAAACGATGGTGGCAATTCTGGAAGTAA
- a CDS encoding helix-turn-helix domain-containing protein, whose amino-acid sequence MKASQECKTMIREYRESKDLTIKELSKNVKIPVGTLYDVETGRRSLKANKAKKMADFLGVPIENLFKPTYYCALPIAE is encoded by the coding sequence TTGAAAGCGTCTCAAGAATGTAAAACAATGATACGTGAATACAGAGAATCAAAGGATCTTACAATTAAGGAACTTTCGAAAAACGTTAAGATTCCAGTCGGTACTTTATATGATGTAGAAACTGGAAGGAGAAGTCTAAAAGCCAATAAGGCAAAAAAAATGGCGGACTTCCTTGGAGTACCAATTGAAAATTTATTTAAACCAACTTACTATTGTGCATTACCCATCGCAGAATAA
- a CDS encoding AimR family lysis-lysogeny pheromone receptor encodes MKKLAKEIDNHLSSKNKTYTDLAKEIGVAKSTISNWINKDKEISVYTFSKIAYVIFENDKEKQEQKIIEYLGTLEDRLNINVRVAFALAHLNDHLVLMEYLYEVCKNSKDFEMRRFADVFNLYIDRLNGKNVREVYLGIQKARNSNADVEIFCDILSMLILCDLGDFGLMEGYKSRVENNIMDDKLVTNNYLKSLYEFWMKELWSYSILRKDNALEFERENRELRTHKDINFFPVMEALLNIRSGENLMFSDYKKSLFFFQEALNVLKGAKGSLKYDIAQNDINFIRIFWWKDLDKIDFDKLHPAEYALFLIKKGKFQQAINILEGIRLKKKMLTPLQTCYLGMAKKDIHLIKQSIDMFKANNDFLYVKFAELIYNEYTENII; translated from the coding sequence ATGAAGAAATTAGCTAAAGAAATTGATAATCATTTATCCTCTAAAAATAAGACGTACACTGACCTTGCAAAAGAAATTGGAGTTGCTAAATCTACAATTTCTAATTGGATAAATAAAGATAAGGAAATATCTGTATATACTTTTTCGAAAATTGCTTATGTCATTTTTGAAAATGACAAGGAAAAACAAGAGCAAAAGATAATTGAGTATTTAGGTACTTTAGAAGATAGATTAAATATAAATGTGAGGGTTGCATTTGCACTTGCTCATTTAAATGATCACTTGGTATTAATGGAATATCTTTATGAAGTATGTAAAAACAGCAAGGATTTTGAAATGAGACGGTTTGCGGATGTTTTTAATTTATATATTGATCGTTTGAACGGGAAAAATGTCAGAGAAGTGTATTTGGGTATCCAAAAAGCTAGAAATTCAAATGCTGATGTAGAGATTTTTTGTGATATACTGAGTATGTTAATCCTTTGTGACTTAGGTGATTTTGGGTTAATGGAAGGTTATAAGTCGAGGGTCGAGAATAATATAATGGATGATAAATTAGTAACCAATAATTACTTGAAAAGTTTATACGAATTTTGGATGAAAGAGCTATGGAGCTATTCAATACTAAGGAAAGATAATGCTTTAGAATTTGAAAGGGAAAATAGAGAATTAAGAACACATAAAGACATAAATTTCTTTCCTGTTATGGAAGCTTTGTTGAATATTAGGAGTGGAGAAAACCTTATGTTTTCTGATTATAAAAAATCTTTATTTTTCTTTCAGGAAGCATTAAATGTATTGAAAGGTGCTAAAGGTAGTTTAAAATATGATATAGCTCAAAATGATATTAACTTCATTAGAATCTTTTGGTGGAAAGATCTAGATAAAATAGATTTTGATAAATTACATCCGGCTGAGTATGCTTTATTTTTAATTAAAAAAGGAAAATTCCAACAAGCAATAAATATACTAGAAGGAATCAGATTAAAAAAGAAAATGTTAACTCCACTTCAAACGTGTTATCTGGGAATGGCTAAAAAGGATATACATTTAATTAAGCAATCTATTGATATGTTTAAAGCTAATAATGACTTTTTGTATGTGAAATTCGCTGAGTTAATATATAATGAATATACAGAAAATATAATATAG
- the mobQ gene encoding MobQ family relaxase, translating into MAIYHYNTQVIKRSEGRNVVAAAAYRSGDRLVDETTGEIKFYHRGVEPVAFVLAPENAPEWVYDRQVLWNEVEKSEKRSDSQLAREINVALPKELSHEQQEELVKEFVQDNFVNHGMVADVAIHRDDENNPHFHVMLTMRYIDENGFGKKAREWNPGFKNVKGGRGFIAEKDTITQARSMWAKHANDALAKAGIEERITHLRLDTHLGKDKDALLLVPTQHLGPKQNAMEKKGIRTPKGDLNREIKNHNAEVKSFHEEKQRIKETRKQEKEFDTLSVAEKVALKDASRVIKKYATYESCSGRLEQLKNWETRIQNKIELEPTNNELYQQLYKVTEQKNVVEKAVDIFEQEALRELPNHFSTESLSQFTKDELCTLYQHMKEHGKVNEEGLSNWIEEYRESQQMDIAKRYMKDTPITIDTLQKELNKLTRWESTLQERKQDLFEQMNKSQTPETFKAMHKDEFDTITNRESWYKEKRNAIENGFDILERELRRTVFASYPNWNRVPYLSVHELKDVQELNRYHGRMLSVDELENREQLTRFTKEERKEIYDVLDELKEIKKAIPMFKKDGSEESLNKIQLLQNYMVTQKENIYAKYGFSIEDKSFLKLFREECKQQKDMFWKKEAPEKVQRDKPQRGTLTNEERESIKLASKELKRFVSYDACEKRLEQLDKWEKSLVKQISNDPTNNELYDKLYKLHQQREIIQDAKVALENEAIRELNKRFNSDFLSPFAKDELRYVFDHIKQNGEITKQTLAYLVEGYQGDKAIDNAKRYVKEPSYEKLKVEMDKLTNWKRAIERKLDELAKGLEKAPDQMAFQKENKDKFEEVFSQEQSYEQKKAVLEKAFEVVGEREILKLALQYPEWQDIEHFTPEQAHQILETNRYYGRVIGVSEFATLKDSPKFSYNQREEIYDAISNMKEIQKAISVFEKQNTEEAEKDIATLEKYYATYQAVLDKHGIDMSNPTMMRLFCEECENCGDVFVEKDSAWKTKFTPEYTPSERSSASGLIGEILYAIEQAERDADRKTQERQRQAQGMRMKRQRQRGMNLDL; encoded by the coding sequence ATGGCAATCTATCACTACAATACACAAGTAATAAAACGCTCTGAAGGTCGTAACGTAGTTGCGGCTGCTGCATATCGTTCTGGAGACAGATTGGTAGATGAAACTACAGGTGAGATTAAATTTTATCATCGTGGTGTAGAACCTGTCGCCTTCGTTTTAGCTCCTGAAAATGCTCCTGAATGGGTGTATGACCGTCAAGTATTGTGGAATGAAGTTGAGAAATCTGAAAAGCGATCTGATTCACAATTGGCAAGAGAAATTAATGTTGCACTTCCGAAGGAACTTAGTCATGAACAACAAGAAGAATTAGTAAAAGAATTTGTTCAAGACAATTTTGTTAATCATGGAATGGTTGCTGATGTTGCCATTCACCGTGACGATGAAAATAATCCGCATTTTCATGTCATGCTTACAATGAGATATATTGACGAAAATGGTTTTGGAAAAAAAGCAAGAGAATGGAATCCGGGATTTAAAAATGTAAAAGGTGGTCGTGGATTTATTGCGGAAAAAGATACAATTACTCAGGCACGTTCTATGTGGGCTAAACATGCAAATGATGCATTAGCAAAAGCCGGAATTGAAGAACGTATTACGCACCTACGACTAGATACGCATTTAGGAAAAGATAAAGATGCTCTTCTGTTAGTTCCAACTCAACATCTTGGGCCAAAACAAAACGCAATGGAGAAAAAAGGAATCAGAACACCGAAGGGTGATCTGAATCGTGAGATTAAAAATCATAATGCGGAAGTTAAGTCATTCCATGAAGAAAAACAGCGTATTAAAGAAACTCGTAAACAAGAAAAAGAATTTGATACGTTATCTGTTGCGGAAAAAGTTGCATTAAAAGATGCAAGTCGCGTTATAAAAAAATATGCTACTTATGAATCATGTTCTGGACGTTTAGAGCAATTGAAAAATTGGGAAACTCGTATCCAAAATAAAATAGAATTAGAGCCAACAAATAATGAATTGTATCAACAATTATATAAAGTAACTGAACAAAAAAATGTAGTAGAAAAAGCTGTAGATATTTTTGAACAAGAAGCACTTCGAGAGCTTCCAAATCACTTTAGTACTGAATCTTTATCTCAGTTTACAAAAGATGAATTATGTACACTATATCAACACATGAAAGAGCATGGAAAAGTAAATGAAGAGGGTTTAAGCAATTGGATAGAAGAATATCGTGAATCACAGCAAATGGATATCGCAAAACGCTATATGAAAGATACTCCTATCACAATTGATACCTTACAGAAAGAATTAAACAAACTTACAAGATGGGAATCAACACTTCAAGAAAGAAAACAAGATTTATTCGAACAAATGAATAAATCACAAACCCCTGAAACATTTAAAGCGATGCATAAAGATGAATTTGACACAATTACAAATCGTGAATCGTGGTATAAAGAAAAACGAAATGCAATTGAAAATGGTTTTGATATTTTAGAGCGAGAATTACGAAGAACTGTATTTGCATCTTATCCAAATTGGAATCGTGTACCTTATTTATCTGTTCATGAATTAAAAGATGTTCAGGAGTTGAATCGTTATCACGGACGCATGTTATCCGTTGACGAATTGGAAAATCGTGAACAGCTCACACGCTTTACAAAAGAAGAGAGAAAAGAAATTTACGATGTTTTAGACGAGTTAAAAGAAATCAAAAAAGCTATTCCGATGTTCAAGAAAGATGGTTCTGAAGAATCTTTAAATAAGATTCAATTACTACAAAATTACATGGTAACGCAAAAAGAAAATATCTATGCGAAATATGGATTCAGTATAGAAGATAAATCATTCTTGAAATTATTTAGAGAAGAATGTAAGCAACAAAAGGATATGTTCTGGAAAAAAGAAGCACCAGAAAAAGTACAAAGAGATAAGCCACAAAGAGGTACTTTAACAAATGAAGAAAGAGAAAGTATCAAATTAGCTTCAAAAGAGTTAAAACGTTTTGTAAGCTATGATGCTTGTGAAAAACGTTTAGAACAATTAGATAAATGGGAAAAATCACTTGTTAAACAAATTAGTAATGATCCAACGAATAATGAATTGTACGATAAATTATATAAATTGCATCAACAACGTGAAATTATTCAGGATGCAAAAGTTGCATTGGAAAATGAAGCGATTCGTGAACTTAATAAACGTTTTAATTCAGACTTCCTTTCACCATTTGCAAAAGATGAATTAAGATACGTATTCGATCATATCAAACAAAATGGTGAAATTACAAAACAAACTTTAGCTTATCTTGTTGAAGGATATCAAGGTGACAAAGCGATTGATAATGCTAAACGCTATGTTAAAGAACCAAGTTATGAAAAACTGAAAGTAGAAATGGATAAACTAACAAATTGGAAACGTGCAATTGAGCGCAAACTAGATGAACTTGCAAAAGGTCTTGAAAAGGCACCGGATCAAATGGCATTCCAAAAAGAAAATAAAGATAAATTTGAAGAGGTGTTCTCACAAGAACAATCATATGAACAAAAGAAAGCTGTTTTAGAAAAAGCATTCGAAGTAGTAGGCGAAAGAGAAATTTTAAAACTTGCTCTTCAATATCCTGAATGGCAAGATATTGAACATTTCACACCAGAACAAGCACATCAAATTTTAGAAACAAACCGCTATTATGGCCGTGTAATAGGTGTATCTGAATTTGCTACTTTAAAAGATTCACCGAAATTCAGCTATAATCAGCGTGAAGAAATTTATGATGCAATTAGTAATATGAAAGAAATTCAAAAAGCAATTTCGGTTTTTGAAAAACAAAATACTGAAGAAGCTGAAAAAGATATCGCCACATTAGAAAAATATTATGCAACGTATCAAGCGGTTTTAGATAAGCATGGAATTGATATGAGTAATCCAACAATGATGAGATTATTCTGTGAGGAATGCGAAAATTGCGGAGATGTTTTTGTAGAAAAAGATTCAGCATGGAAAACTAAATTCACACCTGAATATACTCCTTCTGAACGTTCAAGTGCAAGTGGTTTGATTGGTGAGATTTTATATGCCATTGAGCAAGCTGAACGTGATGCGGACAGAAAAACACAGGAACGTCAACGTCAAGCACAAGGAATGAGAATGAAGCGTCAAAGACAGCGTGGTATGAACTTAGATTTATAA